The following is a genomic window from Elgaria multicarinata webbii isolate HBS135686 ecotype San Diego chromosome 9, rElgMul1.1.pri, whole genome shotgun sequence.
tgatgctattaaaaacataaataaaataatatttctctctctctctctctctcaaatgtcCATTTAAAAAGTTCCAGTGTCACTGGCAGCTGTCAGAATTTTCTGACATTTGTTTTACAAATCCttgaggttcccccacccccattttacatCTTTGTCCCACGAGCTGCCCTTTGtacctgtttttttttcctttcctttatcaGAAATAAAAGTTTTTCAGCAACACTGATGTGATTTAAGGTTCTCTGTGAACAGTttaatttctctccctttttttttaatagaaaaaagtaTTATTTGCACATTTGTATGTGCATTATAAATCTGAAAATAACCTCCTAGAGTCAGCGTCTCTGATATGTATAACTTAATCTAAGAGCAAAACTCTACAATACCCAGACTGCAGTTGGGTCAAAAACCAAAGAGAAAGTTGCTTGTGTTGAACAAAGTCACCCAATCCATCCCATTGTCCCTGTTTCCAATGTAGTCAAAGCAGCTAGCCAGCAAGTTACACATCGTGTGTGTTGTTAAGTAACAGAGAACAGACCGgtcaccccccccgccccccttaaagaaaattaaatgtgCAAAATGATGCTGTAGTTGTTCTGTTCCACTCTAACATGTGGCGGCTGTGTCCTTTTTAAAGTTGGAACATCTGCTGTTATTTACAAGTGAACACTTCTGTCCGCTCGCTACATGTGTTGCATTTCACAAAGCAGCACCAGTGGAATTTGCAGTTACACTGCCAAACTTTGGTGTACTGGTGGGTGTTGTAGCCCCTTCCACAACACATCATGTCGCACCCATCGGCACTGGGAGAGGTACGGTTGCAGAGCCGTCCCTGTGTCCCCACGCTCCCGGTGGAAGCGTCTTCTTCGCAGTAGTTGGGTGACTTATCTATGTATACCAAATCTGTTTCCATTGGTTTCTGGTAACTTCTGATCTGCTTGATCTTCAGAAAGGTGGGTTGCCTAAGCCTGCTGGCTCGTACCACTTCCACCTGCACGGCGGCATtgtatttttctttcaaaatatatcCAATCTCTCTGAATTTGGGGAGCGTAGTCCAACAGGTCTTAGTTGTACAGGAACCAGAAACCCCATGGCATTTGCATTCcagtttcattctctcttcaagCACCTGTGTACAGAAGTGGGGATAAATAATATAAGGGGGAAATAGCCGCCCATCGCTTCTTATGTAGACAGATGCTCCTTAGAACAGGTAATATTTCATCAAAGGTTGTGACAATATCATGCGTAAACATTGGGGGCATTATCTGGTCAAAGTTAAGCACCTTTTagctcccactgatttcagttggGTAACACTGTTGTGAGCTTAATTCCGTCATTAGAATCAATGTAAATTAGGAATAATTCCTTTAGCTGAATCATATTTTTGGTATGACAGAATGAACCAGCAAAATTTTAGGAATTGTTATTGATACGATTCACCTCATCTCCGCAAGAGATCTGCAAAcagctccccacccaccacccacctccaaATACCAACAACCTAATTAAAATAGTGGCAAGTTTCCTTGACACTCTTGCAGGTGTTTCATTTGTTCAGGATCTTTTAAATGCACCTAGAATTGCCCTGTAGGCAATGCTATTAGCCATGTCCCAAATAATATGGTTGGCTACATTCATTCATATCTGTCAATATACAAGTTGATCATCTGGGATCCTATAGGGTTCCTTTCATATGCCAACAATCTTTGAGAAGAGAGGTGAAGTTAAGTAGGTCCATGTCAGGACCATGCCAGCAGGATTCAGCATTTGGTTAAACAGCCAAAGCAATTCCCAAGAACCGAGCAGAAGGCAAATAAACTGGAGTTCTTAAGCAAATCTGACAGTTTGTGCCAGAGATGTATGGGAGGTACATGACACTTCATAGAATAACATaagcaaaaaaaaaggaagaaagaaagaaaaaaggaaagagaaagaaaagaaaagaaaattctgtTCCAATATATCCAATTAAATCTATTCGATCAAGAAATTTTAGTGAATTAATCCTCTGCCCTTTAACCACataattatatttaattgaaTCTGCCTACTTATCAAGGGCTGGAACTCAATTCAGCTCAGGATAAGGAGTTAGACCAGAGCTACAGCAGCTTTATGGGTTCATGTGGAAATCCATTTGTCCCATGTGTCACCTGACCCCTGCTGAGCTGGGGTAAATGCAGTACCGGTCTCTGGACATTTGTAGAAGAGGCCccgaaaagcacacacacacctctctcttctGGCAAACTAAAACAGTGGCATCGTGACTAAGGCCCCTGGGTCCCTCGgctcaaggcagtcttacaatAGTATCCACACTTCAATATAGATGCCTTTTGAAATATTGAGGGAACTATAACTTGCAGTTTAATAAACAACAGCTGTCACATTGTCAGaaggaaataatattttaaatattgtctTTCTCATTCCGAAATACGGAAGCTCTCCAGAATGACAATAGTGTCAAAAGAAATAACTGGCAGTTCCTACAATTTAAATTTGACCACATTGATCATAGATGCATTGACTAATCTACAAATTAAGCCAATTAAAGTTTCCAGCCTTGCTGATTAGTCCAGAGTCTTTGATGCCTGAGATTATGAGTAAAATTATAAATTAGAATTAGTGTTTCTGATGTTTCTGATATTTGTTCTGGATCAATCTTTTATATCTAATACTAAATAGATTTTACAAGAAGAGCAATTTCCTAAAGAAATCCTCATTTTTTGACTTGTTCTCTCAGATAAATATTAGAACCATTCTTCTTTCTCTGCATGGATTCTATCTGGCTTCATGATGGTATTTCTAAGTAAAATAACCTAAGAGCTACGGCTCCTTGATGAAATGAGGGCTGAAACAGAATGGCAGAAAACCACTTCTTCTGTATAGCGTTTCTCCTTTACAAATTACGTACTGCAAACATTACTTCAAGGAAATTTCACTTACAATTTAGATAGGAAATGGGgaagaaatcaaaacaaaatgtttaaaatggtTTGTCAGTTTCAAATCAGGCATAGGGTATCAGATACAGTTTTTGGACATATTGAGAATACTATATggataaaattattaaaaacagtaGTAACATTTTGCACATGTTAGTTTTGGCTCGTTCTCCCCTGCTTTGTGTTTTTCTTGGTGGAGATGCTCATTTTCAGACCAGATGCTGAATGTAACAAAATCCATGCTACTTTTAGCTGCCAGAACGAAAGGTAATGGACGGGcaattgtaagctcctcagggcagggcCACGTTCTTTTGCGTGTGTTACTCTATGAagtaccatgtgcattgatggcacaAATAGATTAAATGTCTTCAGGCTCCTTCCTAAACCCTGTCCCaggactagggcaggatctacactactgcttataatggtttataatggttatgacaactgttcaagcccaggacacattacatataccgttttcataccgttttaaaagtgttatatcctgcttggtgtagatcagccctagtTCTCCACAAAGGCAGTTAACCTATGCCAGGACTATGCCACTTCAGACGGCAGGTGGATTGGTTGCTCCTCTAGACTAAAACCAATCCTTTCGTATAGGAAACTAACAAATCATGAAGAAAGCTAAACTGTAAACTTCCTTTCTGACATGTTAGGCAGAAgaatggaggagcattcagtcttGGGGAGCCACACTTGCAGTCTAAAACTAGCCACacatttagtttttaatcggcttttaatgctttatgtgtgtatgttctgtgttttagaattttaaattttgtatacttgtttttatcttaattttttagaatttctgtaaaccgcccagagagccctggctatgggggcggtatataagtgcaataaatagtaataataataataataataataataataataataatacggtgTGGCCCAGACAAGGTTCACCGCCTTGTCCCTAAGAACAAGACCCCAGGTATTGCCAGCGAAAAGGGTCCCCTTCCCGCTACTTTAGACCGTTCCTATTCTAAAATACCTTTCTTCCAGCCTCATTGTTGTGCAAGTTCATCAGCCTCCGAGCATTCTTTTTGATTTCTCTGGCATCAACAAACCTCCTGGAGAATTCGATGCCGTATCTGGTATCAGCGGAGCAGCCTCCCCACTTCCACCCTTCCTCTTGGTTGTAATAACCTTGTTTCTCTCTGTCGCAGCCACAGTTGCTGAGGTTCCCCTGGCTGCAGGCAGCCGTGACGGCATGTGCAACCCCTGCAGCCGTGATGGCGTAGGTGAAAGCAGCTTCCCTGCTTCCTGTGgggcagagaagggggaaagagaagtcaggcacagggaggaggggaaggaaggaaggaagaaggaagctgTACCCTTCATTGCTTTGAATCTTTACAAAATCACAACACTTTGGTGCGTAGCGTACGCTTATTCCCAAGACCCGTGGTTCCCAGTCAGCTGGTATTTTTTTACTATCCTGCTCAGTCACATGTTTCATTGTGTAAAttatacagagagcttcggctattgggtggtataaaaatgtaataaataaataaataaataaataaattatattggaACCCAGCAGCAGCTCATGTTGCCATTGGGGGACACCCAACGCTCTTATCAAAGGGCATAAAGAACCAGGCATGTGGACAAGGCATTCCTAATGCCAGCTGGAAATCCTAGGAGTTGTCGGGCttttcttcctgtctaaacatgcataggattctgccctaaattACTGTTGTATTGATattaagggaaagggaaaggaagctctcgtgcaagcacttgagtcattgctgactcctagagggatgcctgctttcgctgacgttttcttggccgactttgtagtggggtggtttgccgttgccttccccggccgttattaactttcccccagctagctgggtactcatttcactGACCTCAGgatgatggaaggctgagtcaacctgagccggctgcctgagaaccagtttccgctgggatcgaactcaggccgtggggagagtttcggctgcagtagctgctgcttaccactctgcaccacacgaggctcttattgATATTAAAGCTAGCCTGATTTAGTAGGGTATAATTTTGTCCTGAAAATATAATAGATGATATAATATCATTGTGTAATGTTGTTGACTTACAATTTTAGAATGATAATTATGTATTATTAAGGAATGTATATGATTAAGGAATATATAAAGAAATAACTGTTTAGAACAATCTCATGTCAAAACTCCAGTACACGAGCAGACGGTCCGATCCCATCTGCAGCTCCCGTGTGCCCTGAAAAGTGGGATCCTCCAGGGTATCTTTATCTGCGAGGCAAAGGACAGTGCATACAAATTCTTTCCCACAATCCTTTCCTCAGGCCAAGTTACTTCTGATCTCAAAGTGGATGAGGAGAGGGcaaagggctggggggggggggggagggactagTCAAGGGTTAccctcttgtcctgcttgctgattcataggatcataggatcatagaacagtagagttggaagggacttacaaggccatcgagtccacccccctgctcaatgcaggaatccaccctaaagcatccctggcagatggttgtccagctgcctcttgaaggcctctagggtgggagagcccacaacctccctaggtcattggttccattgtcgtactgctctaacagtcaggaaagtttttcctgattcttCCCTGCAAATTCCCCTCAAGCTCAGGTGAATTGTAGTTCTACAATTATTTACCAGAATAAAGAAATTTCTTGCTTGGCATTTAGatatacactatttatttatgagGAGAAAAAGACACCAGAAGCAGAAATGTCAAGCTGACTAAACCCATAGCCTGTATCTTGCTTTTGGTGAGTCACTTCTTCTGCAGTTACAAATAAATTAGTCTGGTAAATTCAGTGATGTACCCTTTATGTGTCTTTATTCAGCAAATTTCCACACAATAATTGGATGTTTTTGGTGTCCTGATTCTAAAAACatgcttaaaataaatgttttggtaTTAGCGAAAACTCTGAACGCTTTTCAAAGAACACATGTGGGGAAATTAGCTTCCCGTATCTGAACTTAACAATTGAGCCATATActtccaggatgatcaggggtctggaaacaaagccctatgaagagagactgaaacaactgggcatgtttagcctggagaagagaagattgcggagagacatgatagcactcttcaaatacttaaaaggtggtcacacagaggagggccaggatctcttctcgatcctcccagagtgcaggacacggaataacgagctcaagttaaaggaagccagattccggatggacatcaggaaaaacttcctgactgttagagcagtgcgaaaatggaaccagttacctagggaggttgtgggctctcccacactagaggccttcaagaggcagctggatagccatctgtcggggatgctttagggtggattcctgcattgagcaggaggttggactcgatgaccttgtaggccccttccaactctgctattctatgattctgacagGCCAAACGAAAGCCAGGTTCTAAAAACTACTGAACTCTGGGTAAGTTCAAATCTATCCTTTGTGGCTCAGATTCATCTCTAATTAAgatagcaatcctatggtccttgaaGAGTGTCCCAGAGAACATAGGATTGTCCAGAGTCCCCTCCCAAAGCCGTCGCCACTGCTATGATCTCAGGAGGGGGGCTCTACGTTATGTGCTCCCCTTGTAGCTACTGCAGGAAAACCACGTCACCTGTgcctcaggaggaggaggggaaagcctgcgttctggtgggtggagagggaagaggagaagctgGGATATGGGaagctcagaggcctgtctagaggGGGAAATTGCAAAAGGAGATCAGAGAGATGAAAATTGCCTCTGTCGCTCCTCCTGTCCTGCCGGCAGCAACCCAGCGGGGCACTGGATACTCTGAAACCTCCCAGATCGGAGGCTTTCTTCTAAGCAAAGAAGCAAGttttatttaagtatttctaATCCACCCTATATCAATTaatcaatttaaaacagcaaagttaaaagactaagatgataaactgttcaaatactggggaaataaaaaggtcttcccctggcatctaaaagagtatagtggaggtgccaggcgaacccctctagggagctcattccacagctgtggtgccacagcagagaaggccctcctcctggtagccacctgcctcatttcctttggcaggggctgccTTCCACTCTTTCAGGCACTGTTCACACCTCCTCACTGACATTGTTCTTTCATTTGCTGCTTCTCTGACATCGTTTTGTTTTACTTCAAAGAGTTTTTTTCTTGACACGTTCCCAGATAATTAGGGATCCTGTAGTGAGTATGATGGTGTATGTCCCAAGTCCACACAACCAATCAGATTTCACTCTGCAATGATATCCGTGCCTGTACGctcccctgccctccacccccacaTGCTATTGTTCTATGctgatatgattttttttttaaaaaaaatgccacactCCCCATAGAATATTTTCATGTCGGGGTTCCTGAAAAGAATAATCAAGATGGAAGCACATCTCCAGCAACAGAATTGAGTTTTATGTTTATAaaacagcagtccccaacctttttggcaccagagaccagtttcatggaagacaatttttccacggatggggtgggggggtggggtgggttgatgggatggttttgggaagcccagcccacccacccactccagcatcctggcttcgctttggctgggtgggcgcccagccgaagcgaagccaagacgctgggacgggcaggcggcttcagaatggcgcacccggaagtcgctctcccagagcagcttccagctggGCGGGCCGTTccgaagccccccaccccaccccagcatcctggcttcgcttcagctgggcaggcaagatggcgctctgcacccaggtatgctggcgtgggggtgggtggctgggtgaaagcagctcacctgcgcaacccggttcctaacaggccatggaccagtACCGTTCCGTggaccgggggttggggacccctgttatAAAACTCAATGCTCTCCAGTTCATTTCAGCATTACTTGTTACACCCCTGCTGTCATAGCAGAGAACATTGCCAACTTCAACATTACACATTACTAAGTTGCAATAGAGTTACACAATGCGAAGTTGTAATTCCATATTTTATGAATCTGCTTATGATGGAATAGCTGCAGTTTAAACATTCAAGGATGTTTAGGCAGTGatgtaaagctccatcacactgggaggAACACGCTCCCCACCGTCGCTTTtccacccgtgttttcgttcctcagttacttcctctttcaaaagaggaagcacacaacgagcacaaggcccattgagtccgctgttctaatggcgctgcttctcctgcacgcagcaggagagagcagcgattccgagtttaaaaaaacatcggacttaaccagttttgttttttgttgttgcgcaaggaaggccagaaggggcggaagtcacaggggaggcagaaaacgtcatgtgagggacctgagtaaactctgtgaatgcccagtaacgagcgtgcaataaaacgctcatcggatggagctcgtAGAAGGGTATCTGGGGAACATGTGTTCAAATGAATCATTAAAAAAAGCATCTCCTTAAAAGGCAAAAACAAGAGTAATTTACTAGAAACAGGTTCTGGAAAGGATTGTGACAGTGGATCATAGCACCATTAGAGTGGTGCACCACTTCTACAGCGCAATCCTAAACTACTCCTAATTTAagcttcattgagttcaatgggatttagtcccaagtaagtgtatagAAATGCAGCCTTAAAGTactactcattcattcattcattcattcattcattcattcatatatatcccacctttccattggTCAACATCATTAATAAAATTAAAGTTGTATAAGGGAATTATACTAAATGGATACAAAATTGATACAACTGGTCCCTGCTTCAGGGAACTGATGATATCAAATGGCTgcaacataccgtatttctttgattctaagacacacttttccccccatataaacatctctaaaaacggggtgtatCTTAAAATCGCGGGGGTGTTTATTATTTctcagaatcaaagctttttttctgttggtggtactgaaattagtgtgcgtcttacaatcaatggtgtcttacaatcgaagaaatacggcagaTGGTGGTTCATATCGCTCCCATTTGCTATGGgcaatagatcatagaatcatagaatagcagagttggaaggggcctacaaggccatcgagtccaaccccctgctcaatgcaggaatccaccctctgtgtgacaaccttttaagtatttgaagagtgctatcctgtctcccctcaatcttctcttctccaggctaaacatgcccagttctttcagtctctcttcatagggctttgtttccagatccctgatcatcctggttgccctcctctgaacatgctccagcttgtctgcgtcctttttgaattgtggagcccagaactggacgcaatactctagatgaggcctaaccagggccgaatagagaggaaccagtacctcacatgatttggaagctatatttctattaatgcagcccaaaatagcatttgcctttcttgcagccatatcacactgttggctcatattcagcttgcgatctacaacaatttcaagatccttctcgtttgtagtattgctgagccaagtatcccccatcttgtaactatgcctttggtttctatttcctaaatgtagaacttggcatttatccctattaaatttcattctgttgttttcagcccagcactccagcctatcaagatcactttgaagtttgtttctgtcttccagggtattagctatcccacccaattttgtgtcatctgcaaatttgataagcgttccctgtacctcctcgtccaaatcattaataaaagtgttgaagagcactgggcccaggactgagccctgcggtaccccactcgttgcctctccccagtttgagaaggttccattgataagtactctttgagtccgattctgtagccagctgtggatccatctaatagctgttctatctagcccactttcagctagtttgttaatcagaatatcacggggcactttgtcgaaagctttgctggagtcaagatatatgacgtccaaaGATATTCCTATCCTTTTGGTACTGCATTTTGTAAATATTCATATTGATCTCTAGCAACCAAATCTATAtaggttcctttaaaaaaaaaaaactaggggAGAGAGTTGACTGaaaggtggttgttgtttttcttttggtATGAAACCTATGTTTCTTTGTGTCAGTAGTATGTGGAATAGTGCCACTAATCCctgaaaaacaaactaaaacGTGTTGTTGCAGAAAATCCTGTTGAGTAATAGGTCAGAGAAATCCCAGCTAACTCCCCCGCTAAGAGCTTCTGTTTGAACAGTAGTTAATATTACAGTGCCTGCAGTAAAGCAACGTTGGTCGATGGACGGGAGAAAGCAAACAACGGGCAGCAGTAGTGACggcggcaggggtggggtgggggggcacatgATTACAGCCTTCTTGCATTGTCAGAGTAGAAATAAATTGGAGAtggaagagatgggggggggatacGTCCATGCCTCACTACCTGTGTCAAGATGTCATGGTGCACGAATGTACTAGGAAACGAGCCTGTAAGGCAGCGTGAGTTACTCAGGGGACGGTTCAGATGCAGAACAGTGACtttacagtcatcacagggggcACGTTCTGTTGGGAAACTCTCCTTGGTTTGCGATGTCTTGCTATGCTAAATCTCGGGGTCATTCCCCACCCCATAAAATGAGTGTgtctctgagctttatcacaccagcgttatactgtgcaatcactgtgaattgcgtgcaaaggactccgaagttttccagcttataatctgctttgactgtggagtactcccatgcatcctactttaattgtgctataaagggaaaagaatcgaggtatttagctactagttttcaagcgtgtTTTCCGAGaggccgctggggtgcaggagcaggatttgatatgaattaaatgaatgcttacatctgcataagctttaaagataaagacttcaaaattggcacagtaatcgatattaaggagagctttaggcaTATCAAATTCAAATCGGAttggttcatccgttgatttctatgattttttcacatttccccccttaaaccctttcctaaggatcttaggagcgctgccgcccagggtgtgatttagcaacaacagcaacaatgcttacagcttagcactgtaggggataattcgagggaaacaggtatgtgggatgaagctttctgtCTGTTGTTGTTCATCTACACTACATTCTATGGATGTATCCAGCATATTCATGCTGTGATTGAAAATCCCATTTTGCTGTCTCATAACAAGAGCAAATGCCTGGCAGACATAAATTTACCACATGTATCAATTACACCATGCCCCGTTGTTTTAacctttttaaaccatttttttttattttacttttagcaTTATCTTCTTATGTACCTTGAGTTTATATGCCCTTCTCTTTCCTTGAAAAAAATAATCTTCTTTTGAATTGTGTAAATATACCTGTAATGCCTtcggttattaaaaaaaaacaaaacccaacaatgcTGTGGCCTAAACTGGCAATAGAGAGAAGTTAGAATCAGTAGTTTACTTTCCACTATGAATTTAGACAGTTGAAATCTATGGGTTTACTAGAATagtctatttcatagaatcacagaatagcagagttggaaggggcctacaaggccatcgagtccaaccccctgctcgatgcaggaatccaccctaaagcatccctgacagatggttgtccagctgcctcttgaaggcctctagtgtgggagagcccacaacctccctaggtaactgattccaccgtcgcactgctctaacagtcaggaagtttttcctgatgtccagccggaatctggcttcctttaacttgagcccgttattccgtgtcctgcactctgggaggatcgagaagagatcctggccctcctctgtgtgacaaccttttaagtgtttgaagagtgcaatcatgtctcccctccatcttctcttctccaggctaaacctgcccagttctttcagtctctcttcatagggctttgtttccagacccctgaccatcctggttgccctcctctgaacacgctccatcttgtctgcatccttcttgaattgtggagcccagaactggacgcatttCCTAGATGCTGTTTTCTCTGAACTTTGTGTCATTGGCTTTTTACTGATTTCTTTTACATTGTTTTTGTGTGGCACCTAGCGTATTTTCAAGAACTACGCTATGATTATTGTCACTAAAGACACTTTTGCAGTGCCATTCACCCTGATTATGACCCATCAAGCTGAATCCACCAGCCATATATTGTGCGATCTTTTGACAAAAATCCTGCTTTTGTAGTCACAGGTTCCTGATGGGTTATCATAAGAGGCTGGTGGGCTGCTTTTCACTTGGTGGGCCTCAAGTTATTGCTAATAACATTCCAAAGCATTCTTGGTGATTTTATGGGCTAGTTGTAGCAGTGATAATTTCCCTAAGAAAATTAAGATTAGACACCATACTATGATTGCCTATAGTCTAATTCATATacacaattctttttttttctttttactgtaagTCAATCTGAAATTGT
Proteins encoded in this region:
- the WNT7B gene encoding protein Wnt-7b isoform X2, with the translated sequence MHRNFRKWIFYVFLCFGVIYVKLGALSSVVALGANIICNKIPGLAPRQRAICQSRPDAIIVIGEGAQMGINECQYQFRYGRWNCSALGEKTVFGQELRVGSREAAFTYAITAAGVAHAVTAACSQGNLSNCGCDREKQGYYNQEEGWKWGGCSADTRYGIEFSRRFVDAREIKKNARRLMNLHNNEAGRKVLEERMKLECKCHGVSGSCTTKTCWTTLPKFREIGYILKEKYNAAVQVEVVRASRLRQPTFLKIKQIRSYQKPMETDLVYIDKSPNYCEEDASTGSVGTQGRLCNRTSPSADGCDMMCCGRGYNTHQYTKVWQCNCKFHWCCFVKCNTCSERTEVFTCK
- the WNT7B gene encoding protein Wnt-7b isoform X1 — protein: MILFSSRSVVLSVYYPQIFLILTSGSYLALSSVVALGANIICNKIPGLAPRQRAICQSRPDAIIVIGEGAQMGINECQYQFRYGRWNCSALGEKTVFGQELRVGSREAAFTYAITAAGVAHAVTAACSQGNLSNCGCDREKQGYYNQEEGWKWGGCSADTRYGIEFSRRFVDAREIKKNARRLMNLHNNEAGRKVLEERMKLECKCHGVSGSCTTKTCWTTLPKFREIGYILKEKYNAAVQVEVVRASRLRQPTFLKIKQIRSYQKPMETDLVYIDKSPNYCEEDASTGSVGTQGRLCNRTSPSADGCDMMCCGRGYNTHQYTKVWQCNCKFHWCCFVKCNTCSERTEVFTCK